In one Sphingobium sp. MI1205 genomic region, the following are encoded:
- the ybeY gene encoding rRNA maturation RNase YbeY, translating into MIEVAVLHESGWPGEDWELLAQRAVVAAIVHSPYAAFATGEALYEVAVKLTTDEEVHSLNRDYRDKDRPTNVLSFPMVQADLLEGTGNTDDGEVLLGDIVLAEGVCAREAAEKGISIADHATHLIIHGTFHLLGYDHMEDAEAEAMEALETQSLESLGVTDPYGDRQTG; encoded by the coding sequence GTGATTGAAGTAGCGGTTCTTCATGAAAGTGGCTGGCCGGGCGAGGACTGGGAACTGCTCGCCCAGCGGGCCGTGGTCGCGGCCATCGTCCACAGTCCCTACGCCGCCTTCGCCACGGGCGAGGCCCTGTACGAAGTCGCTGTAAAGCTGACGACCGATGAAGAGGTCCACAGCCTCAACCGCGACTATCGGGACAAGGACAGGCCCACCAACGTCCTGTCCTTTCCAATGGTGCAGGCCGACCTGCTGGAAGGCACGGGGAATACCGACGATGGCGAGGTTCTGCTGGGCGACATCGTGCTGGCGGAAGGGGTCTGCGCCAGGGAAGCTGCGGAAAAGGGCATCTCCATCGCAGACCATGCCACGCATCTGATCATCCATGGGACTTTTCATTTGCTGGGATATGATCATATGGAGGATGCCGAGGCGGAAGCGATGGAGGCGCTGGAGACCCAGTCGCTGGAAAGCCTAGGCGTTACGGATCCCTATGGGGATCGCCAGACAGGATAG
- a CDS encoding hemolysin family protein, whose protein sequence is MAEGSPKDGNGSKESDSSSHEGGLWSGLKSLLFGEEESPSLRRELEEALDEYDEDEQDESAPSPANGDLSAIERQMVRNLLHFSEHTVDDVAVPRADIIAIEEKASFAELAALFAEAGHSRIPVYRETLDTIVGMVHIRDAFAILAGKSPVPDSLEPLIRQPLYVPESMGALDLLAEMRAKRTHLAIVLDEYSGTEGLLTFEDLVEEIVGDVEDEHDDAPEALLVPLEGGMWEADARAELEDVAEEIDERLSDIEEDVDTLGGLAFVIAGRVPDAGEILKHEQSGWKLEIVSSDGRRVTRLRLHPPARRPDDEEE, encoded by the coding sequence ATGGCTGAAGGCAGTCCGAAGGACGGCAACGGTTCAAAGGAATCGGACAGTAGTAGTCACGAGGGCGGTTTATGGAGCGGCCTGAAGTCGCTGCTTTTCGGTGAGGAAGAAAGCCCCAGCCTCCGGCGCGAGCTGGAGGAGGCGCTGGACGAGTATGACGAGGATGAGCAGGACGAGAGCGCGCCCTCCCCTGCCAATGGCGACCTGTCGGCGATTGAACGCCAAATGGTCCGCAACCTGCTGCATTTTTCCGAGCATACGGTCGATGACGTCGCCGTGCCGCGCGCCGACATCATCGCGATAGAGGAAAAGGCGAGCTTTGCCGAACTGGCCGCCCTGTTCGCGGAAGCGGGGCATAGCCGCATCCCGGTCTATCGCGAAACGCTGGATACCATTGTCGGCATGGTTCACATCCGCGACGCGTTCGCGATCCTTGCCGGCAAATCGCCGGTCCCCGACAGCCTGGAGCCGTTGATCCGCCAGCCGCTTTACGTGCCCGAAAGCATGGGTGCGCTGGACCTGCTGGCCGAAATGCGCGCCAAGCGCACCCATCTCGCCATCGTGCTGGACGAATATTCCGGGACGGAAGGGTTGCTGACGTTCGAGGATCTGGTCGAGGAAATCGTCGGCGATGTCGAGGACGAGCATGACGATGCCCCCGAAGCGCTGCTGGTCCCGCTGGAAGGCGGAATGTGGGAAGCGGATGCACGGGCTGAACTGGAAGACGTCGCCGAGGAGATTGACGAGCGGCTGTCCGATATCGAGGAAGATGTCGATACGCTGGGCGGCCTGGCCTTCGTCATCGCTGGCCGCGTGCCGGATGCTGGCGAAATATTGAAGCATGAGCAGAGCGGCTGGAAGCTGGAAATCGTCAGCAGCGATGGGCGCAGGGTTACGCGGCTGCGGCTGCATCCCCCGGCGCGAAGGCCGGATGACGAGGAAGAGTGA
- a CDS encoding GGDEF domain-containing protein gives MSRKEASTLVKRFLSKSKLVLGAREKVIAQQTEQLGVLTSEAHQVTSGLERDVANVVTQAGEWPNASREFVMRLSDAERELAELRDNLAKLQARVDGKEGDLPSNSRDALTRSLDRDGSQDLLRKLTTDGRSYVIIMFGLDDIEELNEKYGRSVGDNIINALASTLRDHFQEQELVRWSGNRFITILKDIAIMQARVIAEEALLAMSQRRLRLRDTGEWVGVVTASAGIVVGQHELTTDVLERARANLLSASAAGGNQIKG, from the coding sequence TTGAGCCGCAAAGAGGCTAGTACTTTAGTAAAGCGTTTTCTTTCAAAGAGTAAGTTGGTCCTTGGCGCACGTGAGAAAGTGATCGCACAGCAAACGGAACAGTTAGGCGTTCTAACTTCCGAGGCTCATCAGGTGACCAGCGGGCTAGAGCGAGATGTGGCGAACGTAGTCACTCAAGCAGGTGAATGGCCGAATGCATCACGTGAATTTGTGATGCGCCTGTCTGACGCAGAACGGGAGCTTGCGGAGTTGCGAGATAACTTGGCAAAGCTGCAGGCACGCGTTGATGGAAAAGAAGGTGATTTACCAAGCAATAGCCGTGATGCCCTGACACGATCCCTCGATAGGGATGGTTCACAGGATTTGTTGCGAAAGTTGACGACTGATGGCCGAAGTTACGTGATCATCATGTTTGGACTTGATGACATAGAAGAACTCAACGAAAAATACGGTCGATCAGTCGGAGATAACATAATTAATGCTCTTGCATCCACGCTGCGGGACCATTTTCAGGAACAGGAGCTAGTCCGATGGTCTGGAAACCGGTTCATCACCATCCTGAAAGACATCGCGATCATGCAGGCGCGAGTAATCGCTGAAGAGGCCCTGCTTGCCATGTCGCAACGGCGCTTAAGGTTGCGTGACACCGGAGAATGGGTTGGCGTCGTGACCGCCTCTGCCGGGATTGTAGTTGGCCAACACGAACTCACGACAGATGTTTTGGAACGAGCACGTGCTAACCTGCTTTCTGCCTCAGCGGCAGGCGGAAATCAGATCAAAGGATGA